A genomic window from Cupriavidus basilensis includes:
- a CDS encoding DUF1643 domain-containing protein, which yields MKHLTTQTLDGVAGAILSDCEQYRFRLWREWDRSRPGLGFIMLNPSTADHQVNDPTITRCLQRALAGKYGRLEVVNLFPLRSTDPAGLLTHPAPLGDKADRNDCAIMDALDRCSLVICAWGAHKSAPARATEVLRIVRMCGRGTLLHHLGLNQDGSPKHPLYIAAKVRPQPFTPDASGYLSHA from the coding sequence ATGAAGCACCTCACGACCCAGACCCTCGACGGCGTGGCCGGCGCCATCCTCTCCGACTGCGAGCAATACCGCTTCCGCCTCTGGCGCGAGTGGGACCGCAGCCGCCCCGGCCTAGGCTTCATCATGCTCAACCCGTCGACGGCAGACCACCAAGTCAACGACCCGACCATCACGCGGTGCCTGCAGCGCGCGCTGGCCGGCAAGTATGGCCGCCTGGAGGTGGTGAACCTGTTCCCGCTGCGCTCGACCGATCCAGCCGGCCTACTGACCCACCCCGCACCGCTGGGCGACAAGGCCGACCGGAACGACTGCGCCATCATGGACGCGCTCGACCGCTGCTCGCTGGTGATCTGCGCCTGGGGCGCGCACAAGTCGGCGCCGGCGCGCGCGACCGAGGTGCTGCGCATCGTCCGGATGTGCGGGCGCGGCACCCTGCTCCATCACCTCGGGCTGAACCAGGACGGTAGCCCGAAGCACCCCCTGTACATCGCGGCCAAGGTCCGGCCGCAGCCATTCACGCCAGATGCCAGTGGATACCTATCACACGCGTAA
- a CDS encoding tyrosine-type recombinase/integrase: MFDTKAEAQAWAAKRETEMRSIESGMGSKTHTVGDVLDKYQKDVSPKKRGSRWEILRLELIGRKEIEGKPFRDIRLIDLKPHHITAWRDAREREVAGASVSREMSLLSHALKVARDEWGLLLTDPMKTVSRPPDSPPRERRITDAEAGLIVQSLGFREGLPVELPVQRVAVAFLFAIETAMRSGEILGLTSLTVDKVAKVAHLPLTKNGGARDVPLSSRAIELLELLPAVEAGEPLFNLSDKSRDALFRKGRDRSGLKNLTFHDTRHEAITRLAKKLQPLALARMTGHTDLNELMTYYNESATDIAAILG; this comes from the coding sequence ATGTTCGACACGAAGGCCGAGGCGCAAGCTTGGGCGGCCAAGCGCGAGACGGAAATGCGCTCGATCGAGTCGGGGATGGGCAGCAAGACCCACACGGTCGGCGACGTCCTGGACAAGTACCAGAAGGACGTCAGCCCGAAGAAGCGTGGCAGCCGGTGGGAGATCCTGCGGCTCGAGCTGATCGGTCGGAAGGAGATCGAGGGCAAGCCCTTCCGTGATATCCGCCTCATTGACCTCAAGCCGCATCACATCACCGCCTGGCGCGACGCCCGGGAGCGGGAGGTGGCAGGGGCCTCTGTATCGCGGGAGATGTCGTTGCTGTCGCACGCTTTGAAGGTGGCGCGCGACGAGTGGGGCTTGCTCCTGACTGACCCGATGAAGACGGTAAGCCGTCCGCCGGACAGCCCGCCGCGCGAGCGGCGCATCACAGATGCCGAGGCAGGGTTGATCGTCCAGTCGCTGGGATTCCGGGAAGGGTTGCCGGTTGAACTGCCGGTGCAACGTGTGGCAGTCGCGTTCCTGTTCGCCATTGAGACGGCCATGCGGTCCGGCGAGATCCTGGGGCTCACCAGCCTGACGGTCGACAAGGTGGCCAAGGTGGCGCATCTGCCGTTGACCAAGAACGGCGGCGCGCGCGACGTTCCTTTGTCATCGCGGGCGATTGAGTTGCTCGAGCTGCTGCCGGCGGTGGAGGCCGGCGAGCCGCTGTTCAATCTGTCGGACAAGAGCAGGGATGCGCTGTTCAGGAAGGGCCGCGATCGGTCGGGCCTCAAGAACCTGACCTTCCACGACACACGGCACGAGGCTATCACGCGCCTGGCGAAGAAGCTGCAGCCGCTGGCCCTGGCCCGGATGACCGGGCACACGGACCTGAATGAGCTCATGACCTACTACAACGAGTCGGCGACGGACATCGCCGCCATACTCGGTTAG
- a CDS encoding amidase, translated as MSTTLPTIAALAADLAAGRTTSVALTEQALARIDGHRNAGGTAFLEVDGAGALAAARAADQARAAGLVASPLAGLPVSIKDLFDVKGQVTRAGSKALAGEPASADAPVVARLRAAGAVLIGRTNMSEFAFSGLGLNPHYGTPRTPFDDARIAGGSTSGGALSVALDLAVAALGTDTGGSIRIPSAFCGLTGFKPTASRVPLAGAVPLSTSLDSAGPLARSVACCAAFDAIVSGETLDSRPAPLGGLRLLVTRDFVCDGLDAEVAQAFDVTLATLSRLGAQIIPFDFPELKRLPQINAAGGLTAAEAWHWHKPLLAERGDAYDPRVAMRIRRGEQLGAADYIELLAERRAMQARAAGLLREADAWLMPTVAVRPPRLDALQSDEAFFATNGLVLRNPSVLNFLDGCAVSLPMPAAEQGMGLSVGGLNGRDARVLQVAGAIEAALR; from the coding sequence ATGAGCACCACGCTGCCCACCATCGCCGCGCTCGCCGCCGACCTGGCCGCCGGGCGCACCACCAGCGTTGCGCTGACCGAGCAGGCACTGGCTCGCATCGACGGCCACCGTAACGCTGGCGGCACCGCCTTCCTGGAAGTCGACGGCGCCGGCGCGCTGGCCGCGGCCCGCGCCGCCGACCAGGCGCGGGCAGCAGGGCTGGTGGCTTCTCCGCTGGCCGGGCTGCCGGTCTCCATCAAGGACCTGTTCGACGTAAAAGGGCAGGTGACCCGGGCCGGGTCGAAGGCGCTCGCGGGCGAGCCCGCCAGCGCCGACGCGCCCGTGGTGGCGCGCCTGCGCGCCGCCGGCGCCGTGCTGATCGGGCGCACCAATATGAGCGAGTTCGCGTTCTCCGGCCTCGGCCTGAACCCGCACTACGGCACGCCCCGCACGCCCTTCGATGACGCACGCATCGCGGGTGGCTCCACGTCCGGTGGTGCGCTCAGCGTGGCGCTCGATCTGGCCGTCGCGGCGCTCGGCACCGACACCGGCGGCTCCATCCGTATCCCCAGCGCGTTCTGCGGCCTGACCGGCTTCAAGCCCACCGCAAGCCGCGTGCCGCTGGCCGGCGCCGTGCCACTGTCGACCTCGCTCGACTCCGCCGGCCCGCTGGCGCGCTCGGTTGCCTGCTGCGCCGCGTTCGACGCCATCGTCAGCGGCGAAACGCTGGACAGCCGCCCCGCGCCGCTGGGCGGGCTGCGTCTGCTGGTGACCCGCGATTTCGTGTGCGACGGCCTCGACGCCGAAGTCGCCCAAGCCTTCGACGTCACGCTCGCCACGCTCTCCCGGCTCGGTGCGCAGATCATCCCGTTCGATTTCCCCGAGCTCAAGCGCCTGCCGCAGATCAACGCCGCCGGCGGCCTCACGGCAGCCGAAGCCTGGCACTGGCACAAGCCGTTGCTGGCCGAACGCGGCGATGCCTACGACCCGCGCGTTGCCATGCGCATCCGCCGCGGCGAGCAACTCGGCGCCGCCGACTATATCGAACTGCTGGCCGAGCGCCGCGCCATGCAGGCGCGCGCCGCCGGCCTGCTGCGCGAAGCCGACGCCTGGCTGATGCCCACGGTCGCCGTGCGCCCGCCACGGCTCGATGCCCTGCAAAGCGACGAAGCCTTCTTCGCCACCAACGGCCTCGTGCTGCGCAACCCCAGCGTGCTCAACTTCCTCGACGGCTGTGCCGTATCGCTGCCGATGCCGGCGGCGGAGCAGGGCATGGGGCTGAGCGTCGGCGGCCTGAACGGGCGCGACGCGCGCGTGCTGCAGGTGGCCGGCGCCATCGAAGCCGCACTGCGGTAA
- a CDS encoding MFS transporter produces the protein MSSVMTGAPGALESPAHTPAERNEAYRKIAVRLIPFLVFLFVLAWIDRVNVGFAKLQMLQDLQFSEAVYGFGAGIFFIGYFLFEVPSNLLLEKIGARRTLARITILWGFASMAMIFVKTPMQFYALRFLLGVFEAGFFPGVVLYLTYWFPAQRRARINGLFMTSFAIAGVIGGPLAGFIMSSMEGVDGLANWQWLFVIEGIPSVLAGIAVLMFLPEKPISAKWLSPSERDLVTREIEAENRDPAKHSSLRAAFTNSRVWICAAIYFCVVSGNATIAFWSPSIIKELGVKGNLQIGLVSAIPFIAGTLAMVWNGIHSDRTGERRLHCALATLMAAAGLVLTGMWLHSAVLAMVALTIASVGILAAFPVFWSLPSAFLAGTAAAGGIALINSIGNLAGFVAPYMIGWFKTNTGQLSSGLYFVAALEACATVLVLAFIKTKASAKA, from the coding sequence ATGTCTTCCGTGATGACCGGCGCCCCTGGCGCCCTGGAGAGCCCGGCCCACACCCCGGCAGAGCGCAATGAGGCCTACCGCAAGATCGCAGTGCGGCTGATTCCCTTCCTGGTGTTCCTGTTCGTGCTCGCCTGGATCGACCGCGTCAATGTCGGCTTTGCCAAGCTGCAGATGCTGCAAGACCTGCAATTCAGCGAAGCCGTGTACGGTTTCGGTGCCGGTATCTTCTTCATCGGCTACTTCCTGTTCGAAGTGCCCAGCAACCTCTTGCTGGAGAAAATCGGCGCGCGCCGCACGCTCGCCCGCATCACCATCCTGTGGGGCTTTGCCTCCATGGCGATGATCTTCGTCAAGACCCCCATGCAGTTCTACGCCCTGCGATTCCTGCTCGGCGTGTTCGAGGCCGGCTTCTTTCCCGGTGTCGTGCTCTACCTGACCTACTGGTTCCCGGCCCAGCGCCGCGCCCGCATCAACGGCCTGTTCATGACCTCGTTCGCCATCGCCGGCGTCATCGGCGGCCCGCTCGCCGGCTTCATCATGAGCAGCATGGAAGGCGTCGACGGCCTCGCCAACTGGCAATGGCTGTTCGTCATCGAAGGCATCCCCTCCGTGCTCGCCGGCATCGCCGTGCTGATGTTCCTGCCTGAAAAGCCCATCAGCGCCAAATGGCTCAGCCCCAGCGAGCGCGACCTCGTCACCCGCGAGATCGAAGCCGAAAACCGCGACCCCGCGAAGCACTCCTCGCTGCGCGCCGCCTTCACCAACTCGCGCGTCTGGATCTGCGCCGCCATCTACTTCTGCGTGGTCAGCGGTAACGCTACCATCGCCTTCTGGTCGCCATCCATCATCAAGGAGCTTGGCGTCAAGGGCAACCTGCAGATCGGCCTCGTCTCCGCCATCCCCTTCATCGCAGGCACCCTCGCCATGGTCTGGAACGGCATCCACTCCGACCGCACCGGTGAGCGCCGCCTGCACTGCGCGCTAGCCACCCTGATGGCCGCCGCCGGGCTCGTGCTCACCGGCATGTGGCTGCACAGCGCCGTGCTCGCCATGGTGGCGCTCACCATCGCCTCCGTCGGCATCCTCGCCGCCTTCCCGGTGTTCTGGTCGCTGCCCTCCGCCTTCCTCGCCGGCACCGCCGCCGCGGGCGGCATCGCCCTCATCAACTCCATCGGCAACCTCGCCGGCTTCGTCGCGCCCTACATGATCGGCTGGTTCAAGACCAACACCGGCCAGCTTTCGTCCGGCCTGTACTTTGTCGCCGCGCTGGAAGCCTGCGCCACCGTCCTGGTGCTGGCATTCATCAAAACCAAGGCCAGCGCGAAGGCATAG